TCAGGTTGGACCAGAAATAGCAGAACATCTTGGAATACCTCAAGTAACTTATGTTGAAAGTGTTGAGGCTAATGGAGATACTTTAAAGGTTAAAAAAGCATGGGAAGATGGATATGAAGTTGTTGAAGTTAAGACACCAGTTCTTTTAACTGCAATTAAAGAATTAAACCTTCCAAGATATATGAGTGTTGGAAAAATATTCGGAGCATTTGATAAGGAAATAAAGATGTGGAGTGCTGATGATATAGAAGTAGATAAGGCTAATTTAGGTCTTAAAGGTTCACCAACTAAGGTTAAGAAGTCATCAACTAAAGAAGTTAAAGGACAGGGAGAAATCATTGATAAGCCTGTTAAAGAAGCTGCAGCATATGTTGTTTCAAAATTAAAAGAAGAACATTATATTTAAGTTAGGAGGGATTTTTCGATGAATAAAGCAGATTACAAGGGCGTATGGGTCTTTGCTGAACAAAGAGACGGAGAATTACAAAAGGTATCATTGGAATTATTAGGTAAAGGTAAGGAAATGGCTGAAAAATTAAGTGTTGAATTAACAGCTGTTTTACTTGGACATAATACTGAAAAGTTATCAAAGGAATTATTAGCTCACGGAGCAGATAAGGTTTTAGCAGCAGATAATGAACTTTTAGCACATTTCTCAACTGATGGTTATGCAAAAGTTATATGTGATTTAGTTAATGAAAGAAAGCCAGAAATATTATTTATAGGTGCTACTTTCATAGGAAGAGATTTAGGACCAAGAATAGCAGCAAGACTTTCTACAGGTTTAACTGCTGACTGTACATCACTTGATATAGATGCAGAAAATAGAGATTTATTAGCTACAAGACCAGCATTTGGTGGAAACTTAATAGCTACAATAGTTTGTTCAGATCACAGACCACAAATGGCTACAGTAAGACCTGGTGTGTTTGAGAAATTACCTGTTAACGATGCAAATGTTTCAGATGATAAGATTGAAAAAGTTGCACTTAACTTAACATCAGCAGATATAAGAACAAAGGTTGTTGAGGTTGTTAAGGCAGCTAAAACCATTGCAGATATTGGAGAAGCTAAAGTGTTAGTTGCTGGTGGTAGAGGAGTTGGAAGTAAAGAGAACTTCGCAAGACTTGAAGAATTAGCAGAAGTACTTGGTGGTACAGTAGCAGCTTCAAGAGCAGCAATTGAAAAAGAATGGGTAGATAAAGATCTTCAAGTAGGTCAAACTGGTAAAACTGTAAGACCAACTCTTTATATTGCTTGTGGTATATCAGGAGCAATCCAACATTTGGCAGGTATGCAAGATTCAGATTACATAATTGCTATAAATAAGGATGCAGAAGCACCAATAATGAAGGTAGCTGATTTAGCTATAGTTGGTGACTTAAATAAAGTTGTACCAGAATTGATAGCTCAAATCAAAGCTTCTAACAATTAATATAAATATTTAAAAAT
The Clostridium felsineum DSM 794 DNA segment above includes these coding regions:
- a CDS encoding electron transfer flavoprotein subunit beta/FixA family protein translates to MNIVVCLKQVPDTAEVRIDPVKGTLIREGVPSIINPDDKNALEEALVLKDNYGAHVTVISMGPPQAKNALVEALAMGADEAILLTDRAFGGADTLATSHTIAAGIKKLKYDIVFAGRQAIDGDTAQVGPEIAEHLGIPQVTYVESVEANGDTLKVKKAWEDGYEVVEVKTPVLLTAIKELNLPRYMSVGKIFGAFDKEIKMWSADDIEVDKANLGLKGSPTKVKKSSTKEVKGQGEIIDKPVKEAAAYVVSKLKEEHYI
- a CDS encoding electron transfer flavoprotein subunit alpha/FixB family protein, which gives rise to MNKADYKGVWVFAEQRDGELQKVSLELLGKGKEMAEKLSVELTAVLLGHNTEKLSKELLAHGADKVLAADNELLAHFSTDGYAKVICDLVNERKPEILFIGATFIGRDLGPRIAARLSTGLTADCTSLDIDAENRDLLATRPAFGGNLIATIVCSDHRPQMATVRPGVFEKLPVNDANVSDDKIEKVALNLTSADIRTKVVEVVKAAKTIADIGEAKVLVAGGRGVGSKENFARLEELAEVLGGTVAASRAAIEKEWVDKDLQVGQTGKTVRPTLYIACGISGAIQHLAGMQDSDYIIAINKDAEAPIMKVADLAIVGDLNKVVPELIAQIKASNN